A genomic segment from Clostridium pasteurianum BC1 encodes:
- the holA gene encoding DNA polymerase III subunit delta — translation MINFLELEERIKKKVDNFYIFCGYNEQLIKENIRKITEITVNPNFLDLNYFEFDGASVSYDEIVNACETLPFMSDKKVIVIYRADFLGDRAKNINKNGENILKKIQDYGGNLPEQCILIIYYIFENDREKVSNKVKKMDKSACVVEFTKLRGMMLQKKVKEIFNQKGKNIDRANLSFFCSEVENNMDIIKNEVDKLCSYTGDRDIEKQDILDLLPERSDDDIFNLVDFLSQKKPERAIEVLSELIYRGEKATNILSMIERQFRIMINLKIGMNNKKGKEELAREYRLHPFVCEKIMTQCKKYTLEQIIKAEEICAQTEKELKSQGSDERVKLELLIIRSAMV, via the coding sequence ATGATAAATTTCTTAGAGTTAGAAGAAAGAATAAAAAAGAAAGTAGATAATTTTTATATCTTTTGTGGTTACAATGAGCAATTAATAAAGGAAAACATCAGAAAAATTACTGAAATCACAGTAAATCCTAATTTTTTGGATTTAAATTATTTTGAGTTTGATGGAGCTTCAGTAAGCTATGATGAAATAGTTAATGCTTGTGAGACACTCCCGTTTATGAGTGATAAAAAGGTGATAGTTATATATAGAGCTGATTTTCTTGGTGATAGGGCTAAAAATATAAATAAAAATGGTGAAAACATACTGAAAAAAATTCAGGATTATGGTGGAAATTTACCAGAACAATGTATATTAATTATATACTATATTTTTGAAAATGATAGAGAAAAGGTAAGCAACAAAGTAAAAAAAATGGATAAAAGTGCCTGCGTAGTGGAGTTCACCAAATTAAGAGGAATGATGCTTCAGAAAAAGGTTAAGGAAATATTCAATCAGAAGGGAAAAAATATTGACAGGGCTAATTTAAGTTTTTTTTGCAGTGAAGTTGAAAATAATATGGATATAATTAAGAATGAAGTGGATAAACTCTGTTCCTATACTGGTGATAGAGATATCGAAAAGCAAGATATACTAGATCTTCTTCCAGAAAGAAGTGATGATGATATTTTTAATCTTGTGGATTTTTTATCTCAAAAAAAGCCGGAAAGAGCTATAGAAGTTCTGTCGGAACTCATATATAGGGGAGAGAAGGCAACAAATATATTATCAATGATAGAAAGACAATTTAGAATTATGATAAATTTAAAAATTGGTATGAACAATAAAAAGGGCAAGGAAGAATTGGCAAGAGAATATAGACTTCATCCTTTTGTATGCGAAAAAATTATGACACAGTGTAAAAAATATACTTTAGAACAAATAATAAAAGCAGAGGAAATATGTGCCCAAACCGAAAAAGAACTAAAAAGTCAAGGCAGTGATGAACGAGTTAAGCTGGAGCTTCTTATAATAAGGAGTGCCATGGTTTAA
- a CDS encoding LCP family protein: MDGENQGTKSKKILKVAVIAILAVIVCIGVGVTCFTVFYLSSTNSKSNLININASAPGKDEPVNILVAGVDTGSNDSGDSVKINTIKEANSIVLLHYDPKNENLKIISIPRDTMINLNEKRQKISVSNSVNGPKYLVSNVEELMNTKVNYYVQLDYNAFKDVINSLGGVDVNVNNKMDYDDNLQNLHINFDKGVTHLNGQKAEEYFRWVKNNDGKFIVGGDLGRIKNQQQLIDAVIKKFSRFSTVFKYPAIISSVSKDIVTNMTPNQIIKYARTFSHLKNQNISIATAKGLEVSIENNKYFLLDTANNSANLSTTKAVNKSDNINKSALKINIQNGTTKNGLAKNYQTKLSEKGFTNITTGNAPKKPVEATKITFYGIDENKLIQINNDMSGLIKTDNYELIPQKSSHDVVIVLGNDLGN, translated from the coding sequence ATGGATGGGGAAAATCAAGGAACAAAATCAAAGAAAATACTAAAAGTAGCTGTAATTGCAATTTTAGCTGTAATTGTATGTATTGGAGTTGGGGTTACATGTTTTACTGTATTTTATTTATCAAGTACTAATAGTAAATCAAATTTAATCAATATTAATGCTTCAGCACCAGGAAAGGATGAACCTGTAAATATCTTAGTGGCAGGCGTGGACACCGGGTCTAATGATTCAGGAGATTCTGTGAAAATTAATACTATAAAAGAAGCAAACTCAATAGTACTTCTTCACTATGATCCTAAAAATGAAAATTTAAAAATTATTTCAATTCCAAGAGATACTATGATAAATCTTAATGAGAAACGTCAGAAAATAAGTGTATCCAATTCTGTGAATGGGCCTAAATATCTAGTAAGTAATGTTGAGGAATTAATGAATACTAAAGTAAATTATTATGTTCAATTAGATTATAATGCATTTAAAGATGTGATTAACTCCTTAGGTGGAGTGGATGTTAATGTAAATAACAAAATGGATTATGATGACAACCTTCAGAATTTACATATTAATTTTGATAAGGGAGTCACTCATTTAAATGGACAAAAGGCTGAAGAATATTTTAGATGGGTTAAAAATAATGACGGTAAATTTATAGTAGGTGGGGATTTAGGCAGAATAAAAAATCAACAGCAGCTTATAGATGCAGTTATAAAGAAATTTAGTAGATTCTCTACTGTTTTCAAATATCCTGCTATAATATCATCAGTTTCCAAGGATATAGTAACCAATATGACTCCTAATCAAATTATAAAATATGCACGCACCTTTAGCCATTTAAAAAATCAGAACATAAGCATAGCTACTGCCAAGGGATTAGAAGTGTCTATTGAAAACAATAAATATTTTTTACTGGACACAGCAAACAATAGTGCCAACCTTTCTACAACTAAGGCAGTTAATAAATCTGACAATATAAATAAGTCTGCTTTAAAGATTAATATACAAAATGGAACTACAAAAAATGGTTTGGCAAAAAATTATCAAACAAAACTAAGTGAAAAAGGATTTACTAATATAACTACTGGAAATGCACCAAAGAAACCAGTGGAAGCTACAAAAATTACTTTTTATGGTATAGATGAAAATAAATTAATACAAATAAACAATGATATGAGTGGCTTAATAAAAACAGATAATTATGAGCTTATCCCACAAAAGAGTTCACATGATGTAGTAATTGTACTTGGAAATGATTTAGGTAACTGA
- the rpmA gene encoding 50S ribosomal protein L27, with translation MLVMNLQLFAHKKGVGSSRNGRDSESKRLGVKSADGEFVLAGNILVRQRGTKIHPGANVGKGSDDTLFAKVDGVVKYERVGRDKKKASVYPVAIEESIAE, from the coding sequence ATGCTAGTTATGAATCTACAACTATTTGCTCATAAAAAAGGAGTAGGTAGTTCAAGAAATGGTAGAGACAGTGAATCTAAGAGACTTGGAGTTAAAAGTGCTGATGGAGAATTCGTACTTGCTGGAAATATATTGGTTAGACAAAGAGGAACAAAGATCCACCCTGGAGCTAATGTAGGTAAGGGATCTGATGATACTCTTTTTGCTAAGGTCGATGGAGTAGTTAAATACGAAAGAGTAGGCAGAGACAAGAAGAAAGCAAGCGTTTATCCTGTAGCTATAGAAGAAAGCATAGCTGAATAA
- a CDS encoding RluA family pseudouridine synthase — protein sequence MNSKLTYYIEKDDADTKIREYLKNKLNLSTRFIKKAAIEKRITVNGCAVKMNYVLRSGNKVEIDTFRDENQNIIPEKMDISAAYEDQDLIVVNKPAGIVVHPTRSYPEGTLANGLLYYFKEKGEKCIVRLVSRLDMDTSGLILVAKNQFSHMSLARDMKLDTFQKGYLAVVRGNLQEKAGTIDLPIYRTEEDIRRIIDSRGQRSITHYEVIESFEKGDLIRLQLETGRTHQIRVHLSSIGHPILGDTLYGGEDNTIIGRQALHAYRLSFPHPRTNEIIKIEIDLPKDIEDLIKRLR from the coding sequence ATGAATAGTAAACTTACATACTATATAGAAAAAGATGATGCAGATACCAAAATAAGAGAGTATTTAAAGAATAAACTCAATTTATCTACAAGATTTATAAAAAAAGCTGCCATAGAAAAGAGGATAACTGTTAATGGCTGTGCTGTAAAAATGAACTATGTGCTTAGATCTGGCAACAAAGTTGAAATAGATACCTTTAGAGATGAAAACCAAAATATAATTCCTGAGAAAATGGATATCTCCGCAGCATATGAAGATCAGGATTTGATAGTTGTCAATAAACCAGCAGGAATTGTGGTTCATCCAACTAGAAGCTATCCGGAAGGAACTCTTGCCAATGGCCTTTTATATTATTTTAAAGAAAAAGGTGAAAAATGTATAGTGAGACTTGTAAGCAGGCTTGACATGGATACCTCAGGGCTTATTTTAGTAGCAAAAAATCAATTTTCACATATGTCACTGGCAAGAGATATGAAATTAGATACTTTCCAAAAAGGGTACCTAGCTGTAGTTAGAGGAAATTTGCAAGAAAAAGCAGGTACTATTGATCTGCCAATATATAGAACTGAGGAAGATATAAGAAGAATAATAGATAGCAGAGGACAAAGAAGTATTACCCATTATGAGGTAATTGAAAGCTTTGAAAAGGGAGATCTTATAAGGCTGCAATTGGAAACAGGAAGAACTCATCAGATAAGAGTTCACTTAAGTAGTATTGGTCATCCTATTTTAGGAGATACGCTATATGGTGGTGAGGATAACACAATTATAGGAAGGCAAGCGTTACATGCTTATAGGCTTAGTTTTCCTCATCCAAGAACTAATGAGATTATAAAAATTGAAATAGATTTACCAAAAGATATAGAGGATTTAATAAAAAGACTTAGATAA
- a CDS encoding ribosomal-processing cysteine protease Prp codes for MINIVFTKKHNCFVSFNINGHAGFSEEGYDVVCSAVSALAYTFANGITEIVGANAEISICDGFLSLDLKNEAVSNIEKCQILMKTMLSGMQNMEINYGDYIKVEIEEVQ; via the coding sequence TACAAAAAAACATAATTGTTTTGTTTCTTTTAACATAAATGGGCATGCAGGTTTTAGCGAAGAAGGCTATGATGTTGTGTGTAGTGCAGTGTCGGCATTAGCTTATACCTTTGCCAATGGTATTACAGAAATTGTAGGTGCAAATGCCGAGATTAGTATTTGTGATGGCTTTTTAAGTTTAGACTTAAAAAATGAAGCTGTGAGTAATATTGAAAAATGTCAAATATTAATGAAGACAATGTTATCTGGAATGCAGAATATGGAAATTAATTATGGTGACTATATAAAAGTGGAAATAGAGGAGGTGCAGTGA
- the yhbY gene encoding ribosome assembly RNA-binding protein YhbY → MITSKQRSYLRGLANKIQPIFQIGKSDIEKAFIKQVDDALKARELIKITVLETSDYTAREASDLLCRKLNCEGIQAIGRKFVLYRKSKDNAKIELPV, encoded by the coding sequence ATGATAACCAGCAAACAAAGAAGTTACTTAAGAGGTTTAGCCAATAAAATTCAGCCTATTTTTCAGATAGGGAAAAGTGATATAGAAAAAGCTTTTATAAAACAGGTAGATGATGCCCTTAAAGCCAGAGAATTAATAAAAATAACGGTACTTGAGACCAGCGACTATACTGCGAGGGAAGCTAGTGATTTACTTTGCAGAAAATTAAATTGTGAGGGAATTCAAGCTATAGGTAGGAAATTTGTATTATATAGAAAATCTAAGGATAATGCTAAAATAGAATTACCTGTTTAA
- a CDS encoding ComEC/Rec2 family competence protein, with protein MDKPLIYFCISMVIGCLCAFILKNNLVLDVAIAASFFICIFLTCEKKYTLIMVGFFILGFLSFNFYFDINLDNKSSYTVRIITKNKFYAVGSYEGRNINISGNIFDVNEGEKIRATGEFKKDIDYSKGNLGTLKVKYIENSQEDIISHLYSFRKNIYRKFYWRLGENNTAKIMSVAFGDTSYLSMEDKYDFKKLGIVHVISVSGLHMVIIFKSLESFLNLEISIIVAAIYAIFTGAQAATLRSLIMIIILKLSKKFSKNYDAFSALSMAAMVLLMAKPYYVIDIGFALSFLSTLGISLFYKKLSKILYRLPDKINESVSLTLSAQSLSMPYVLFTIKNFALGFLLGDLFLIPMYSVIVVLSNIALVTCFIQPIFNILCMLINIVMAAISGGTSLLVKISPPMVYMSTINIIFILSLYPCYIFIKKGYEKFKFAPIILGLAIIIYQYNFFPKIDQVSLKSGSGFIVRYKGNNILISNYKIDNDEEKSELQGRFNVNSFMTNFEADYKIIINKKYLIYIPKAQGINNVIQVTSLDNNSSVIDLRGDRLRYKTVNWIENYAIMKIDINKENKKIDLPKSNIDFEIFMDKVIVYEY; from the coding sequence ATGGATAAGCCTCTTATATATTTTTGCATTTCCATGGTAATAGGATGTCTTTGTGCTTTCATTCTGAAAAACAACCTAGTTTTAGATGTGGCTATTGCTGCATCTTTTTTTATATGTATATTTTTAACCTGCGAAAAAAAATATACTTTGATTATGGTAGGCTTTTTTATACTAGGTTTTTTAAGCTTTAATTTTTACTTTGATATTAATTTAGACAATAAATCTAGTTACACAGTTAGAATAATTACAAAAAATAAGTTTTATGCTGTAGGAAGTTATGAGGGAAGAAACATAAATATAAGTGGGAATATTTTCGATGTAAATGAAGGAGAAAAAATAAGGGCAACTGGAGAATTTAAAAAAGATATAGATTACTCAAAAGGAAATCTTGGAACTCTTAAAGTAAAATACATTGAAAATAGCCAGGAGGATATAATTTCCCATTTGTATTCCTTTAGAAAGAACATATACAGAAAATTTTATTGGAGACTTGGAGAAAATAATACGGCCAAAATAATGTCTGTAGCTTTTGGCGATACCTCATACCTGTCTATGGAGGATAAATATGATTTTAAAAAATTGGGTATAGTACATGTTATAAGTGTATCGGGACTACATATGGTTATAATTTTTAAATCACTAGAAAGTTTTCTTAATTTAGAAATATCTATTATTGTAGCTGCTATATATGCAATATTTACGGGAGCTCAAGCGGCTACCCTAAGATCACTTATAATGATAATTATATTAAAATTATCAAAAAAATTTAGCAAAAATTATGATGCCTTTTCAGCATTAAGTATGGCTGCTATGGTTTTACTTATGGCTAAACCCTATTATGTTATAGATATAGGATTTGCCCTTTCTTTTTTGTCTACTCTTGGAATAAGTTTATTTTATAAAAAATTATCGAAGATATTGTATAGATTACCCGATAAAATAAATGAAAGTGTAAGTTTAACTTTAAGTGCTCAATCTCTCTCCATGCCCTATGTGTTATTTACTATTAAAAATTTTGCTCTTGGATTTTTACTTGGAGATTTATTTTTAATTCCAATGTACTCAGTTATTGTAGTCTTGTCTAATATAGCTTTGGTAACATGCTTTATACAACCTATTTTTAATATACTGTGCATGCTTATTAATATTGTAATGGCAGCAATTAGCGGAGGTACATCCTTATTAGTAAAAATTTCACCGCCTATGGTGTATATGTCAACTATAAATATAATATTCATTTTGTCCTTGTATCCATGCTACATATTTATAAAAAAGGGATATGAAAAATTTAAATTTGCTCCAATAATATTAGGTTTAGCCATAATAATTTATCAATATAATTTTTTCCCTAAAATAGATCAGGTTAGTTTAAAGAGTGGAAGTGGCTTTATAGTGAGATATAAGGGAAACAATATTTTAATATCCAATTATAAAATTGATAATGATGAAGAAAAGAGTGAACTTCAAGGGCGCTTTAATGTAAATAGTTTTATGACTAACTTTGAAGCTGATTACAAAATTATAATAAATAAAAAGTATCTTATTTATATTCCTAAAGCACAGGGTATAAATAATGTCATACAAGTTACAAGCTTGGACAATAATAGCTCTGTTATTGATTTAAGGGGAGATAGGCTAAGATATAAGACTGTAAATTGGATTGAAAATTATGCTATAATGAAAATTGATATAAATAAGGAAAATAAAAAAATTGATTTACCTAAAAGTAATATTGATTTTGAAATATTTATGGATAAAGTTATAGTATATGAGTATTAG
- a CDS encoding D-alanyl-D-alanine carboxypeptidase family protein, translating to MKQIITIAITLLLLTTSTTYRVNAETPAPPNVSGDGIVLMDATTGEILYGKNIDATFPPASTTKIMTALLTLENCKLDDVVTVSNDFTTRNFKSLDGNKIYIQDGEQITVKDLLYALLLPSANDAAVALAEHISGSIPEFAKLMNERAKELGCTTANFQNPNGLYDNDHRVSAKDLALILRQLATHPEFSQIATTPRYTMAPTNKFDPVKTKFDRTLINEDKLVYKNLPSYYYEGIEGGKTGYTIQSLHSYVASATRDNHRLIVTILHSNDRTFFQDARNLFDYGFKNFDLKKLYSKGDIVTTFNESDGNKISLLASKDFYYVNDKTSNTVPAFNFNEASLKDKYFHKGDVVSNLDMKLNGKDIGTLALVSSADYNPNVNSIAKASENNLKNNRVAYGIGIVIILLLLNTYRLKRISAAKKRRYLKYRGLK from the coding sequence ATGAAGCAAATAATAACAATTGCCATTACGCTTTTATTATTAACTACCAGTACAACTTACAGAGTCAATGCAGAAACACCAGCACCACCTAATGTGTCAGGTGACGGTATAGTTCTTATGGATGCAACCACAGGTGAAATATTATATGGAAAAAATATAGATGCAACTTTTCCTCCTGCATCCACTACAAAGATAATGACAGCATTGCTAACTTTAGAAAATTGTAAATTGGATGATGTAGTTACTGTAAGTAATGACTTTACTACTAGAAATTTCAAATCTTTGGACGGTAATAAAATATATATACAAGATGGAGAACAAATTACTGTGAAAGATTTACTATATGCACTACTTCTCCCATCTGCTAATGATGCAGCCGTAGCTCTAGCGGAACATATAAGTGGCTCTATTCCTGAATTTGCTAAACTTATGAACGAAAGGGCCAAAGAACTTGGCTGCACTACAGCAAATTTTCAAAATCCCAATGGACTATACGATAACGACCACAGAGTTTCTGCTAAGGATTTAGCACTTATCCTAAGACAGTTGGCAACTCATCCGGAATTTTCTCAAATTGCCACTACTCCTAGGTATACTATGGCTCCTACAAATAAATTTGATCCAGTAAAAACTAAATTTGATAGAACACTTATCAATGAAGATAAATTAGTGTACAAAAATCTTCCTTCTTACTATTATGAGGGAATTGAAGGTGGTAAAACAGGCTATACAATACAGTCCCTTCACTCTTATGTAGCTAGTGCTACAAGGGATAATCACAGGCTTATAGTGACAATTCTACATAGTAATGACAGAACTTTTTTTCAGGATGCACGAAACCTTTTTGATTACGGATTTAAAAATTTTGATTTAAAAAAACTGTATTCAAAGGGCGATATAGTAACTACCTTTAATGAAAGCGACGGAAATAAAATCTCGCTCTTAGCATCAAAAGATTTTTATTATGTGAATGATAAGACTTCTAATACAGTACCTGCATTTAATTTTAATGAAGCCTCTTTAAAGGATAAGTATTTTCATAAAGGTGATGTAGTTTCAAATTTAGATATGAAATTAAATGGTAAAGATATTGGAACTTTGGCGCTTGTAAGCAGTGCAGATTATAATCCTAATGTTAATTCTATTGCCAAAGCCTCTGAAAATAATCTGAAAAATAATAGAGTAGCCTATGGAATAGGCATAGTTATAATCTTGCTTCTATTAAATACTTACAGACTTAAAAGAATTTCTGCAGCGAAAAAAAGACGATATTTAAAATATAGAGGACTTAAATAA
- a CDS encoding helix-hairpin-helix domain-containing protein, which translates to MQKKKLYGSVIILGIFLIFLFIGYRLQNTKTTLENKDVSIYKENKTGDTIKEENKSESNDIQSIKNSDGKKEIKAQIYGEIKKPGVYSLKNSDRIKDLIDLAGGFTEKSDPYSINGAKKVIDGDNIEIKSKEDGSKEKSLSNSKNNSSNTAVSSKDENEKLDINSASEADIVNKKIPGIAEGLAKKIIEYRDKNNGRINSKQDLEKAIGPKRSEKLMEYIEIN; encoded by the coding sequence ATGCAAAAAAAGAAACTGTACGGTTCTGTAATAATACTGGGTATATTTTTAATATTTTTATTTATTGGATATAGATTACAAAATACAAAGACAACTTTAGAGAATAAAGATGTATCAATATACAAAGAAAATAAAACAGGGGATACTATTAAAGAAGAAAATAAAAGTGAAAGCAATGACATACAAAGCATAAAAAATAGTGACGGAAAAAAAGAAATAAAAGCACAAATTTATGGTGAGATTAAAAAACCAGGAGTGTATTCATTAAAAAATAGTGATAGAATTAAAGACTTAATAGATCTAGCTGGTGGTTTTACAGAAAAGTCAGATCCCTATAGTATAAATGGAGCAAAGAAAGTGATTGATGGAGATAATATTGAAATAAAATCAAAAGAGGATGGATCAAAAGAGAAAAGCTTAAGTAATTCAAAAAATAATTCATCAAATACAGCTGTGAGTTCTAAGGATGAAAATGAAAAATTGGATATAAATTCTGCTTCTGAGGCGGATATAGTAAATAAAAAAATACCTGGAATAGCAGAGGGTTTAGCTAAAAAAATTATTGAATATAGAGATAAGAATAATGGGAGAATAAATTCTAAGCAGGATTTGGAAAAAGCCATAGGACCTAAAAGATCAGAGAAACTTATGGAATATATAGAAATAAATTAA
- the nadD gene encoding nicotinate-nucleotide adenylyltransferase, producing MKKGILGGTFDPIHNGHLNIAYEAIERLKLNKMVFIPTGNPPHKTDKVVTDALIRYKMVEKVIKDEPIFEIDNYEIHKRGLSFTYKTLEYLKEKEPDTQWYFISGADCLIEMENWKNINRILELCSFVVFNRPGYSKEQLEKQKEKIEKKYNRDIILLDLPLMDISASYIRKKVRQGNNISYLVPASVSKDIARLRLYDL from the coding sequence ATGAAAAAAGGCATTTTAGGAGGGACTTTTGATCCAATTCACAACGGACATTTAAATATTGCTTATGAGGCTATAGAAAGATTAAAGCTTAATAAAATGGTTTTTATACCTACAGGTAATCCACCTCATAAGACAGATAAGGTAGTAACAGATGCACTAATAAGATATAAAATGGTGGAAAAGGTAATAAAAGATGAACCTATTTTTGAAATAGATAATTATGAAATTCATAAAAGAGGTTTAAGTTTTACCTATAAAACATTGGAATATCTTAAGGAAAAAGAACCAGATACTCAATGGTATTTTATAAGTGGAGCTGATTGCCTCATTGAAATGGAAAACTGGAAAAATATCAATAGAATATTGGAGCTTTGCAGCTTTGTAGTATTTAATAGGCCGGGCTACAGCAAAGAACAGCTTGAAAAACAAAAAGAAAAGATTGAAAAGAAATATAATAGGGATATTATATTGTTGGACTTACCTTTAATGGATATATCAGCTTCTTATATAAGAAAAAAGGTCAGGCAGGGCAATAATATATCATATTTGGTACCTGCTTCAGTTTCTAAAGATATTGCTAGGTTAAGACTTTATGATTTGTGA
- the yqeK gene encoding bis(5'-nucleosyl)-tetraphosphatase (symmetrical) YqeK — MWNEIEMEEYLKKNLTEGRLKHSLGVRDTAEALAKKYGADVDKAKIAGLIHDCAKQMEKSKILDICVENGYKLDYVAYKNPGIMHGAAGAIIAKQVMGVEDQDILNSIEYHTTGRKDMSLLEKIIYLADYIEPSRNFPGVDELREAVNRDLGEGLLLSFNSTIELVISRGDLIHLNTIDARNYIICNEK, encoded by the coding sequence ATGTGGAATGAGATTGAAATGGAAGAATATCTGAAAAAAAATTTAACAGAGGGAAGACTAAAGCATAGTTTAGGAGTAAGAGATACTGCAGAAGCTTTGGCTAAGAAATATGGGGCAGATGTGGATAAGGCTAAAATTGCTGGGCTAATACATGATTGTGCGAAACAAATGGAAAAAAGCAAGATATTAGATATTTGTGTTGAAAATGGATATAAATTAGATTATGTTGCCTATAAGAATCCTGGTATTATGCATGGAGCAGCTGGTGCCATAATTGCAAAGCAAGTAATGGGAGTTGAGGATCAGGATATATTGAACTCCATCGAATATCACACCACAGGAAGAAAAGATATGAGTTTACTGGAAAAAATAATTTATTTAGCAGATTATATAGAGCCTTCAAGAAATTTTCCTGGAGTAGATGAACTTAGAGAAGCAGTAAATAGAGATTTGGGTGAAGGATTATTGCTTTCATTTAATAGTACTATTGAGTTGGTAATTTCAAGAGGAGATCTAATTCATTTAAATACTATAGATGCAAGAAATTATATTATATGTAATGAAAAGTAG
- the obgE gene encoding GTPase ObgE: MFIDTAKIFIKSGNGGNGSVSFRREKYVPLGGPDGGDGGDGGNVIFIADQNMTTLLDFTYKRKYVAEVGVAGSGSKCYGRDGKDLYIKVPMGTIIRDVETDKIIADLSHAGDEVTAAKAGKGGKGNAKFCTPTRQAPNFAEPGMPGEERWISLELKLLADVGLIGFPNVGKSTLLSMVSKAKPKIANYHFTTIKPNLGVVSIPGIQGFVMADIPGIIEGAAEGVGLGLQFLRHIERTRLLIHVVDISGSEGRDPVEDFIKINEELKKYSVKLWDRPQIIAANKSDISYDDTNFNNFKEKLQKMGYKHIFKISAATRFGVDDLLKEAAKQLSEIPVTDLEISEEERFVPEDKKFTYEIRKEDNVYIVEGSFVDRLLDSVNINDPQSLMYFHKVLRNKGIIDELVSMGIEDGELVRLNDFEFEFLL; this comes from the coding sequence ATGTTTATTGATACAGCAAAAATATTTATAAAGTCTGGTAATGGAGGAAATGGATCTGTTTCCTTCAGAAGAGAAAAATACGTACCTTTAGGTGGTCCTGATGGCGGAGATGGCGGAGATGGTGGAAATGTAATCTTCATAGCAGATCAAAACATGACTACTCTTTTAGACTTTACATATAAAAGAAAATATGTAGCGGAAGTTGGAGTAGCTGGTTCCGGATCTAAATGTTATGGGAGAGATGGAAAAGATTTATATATAAAGGTACCTATGGGCACAATCATTAGAGATGTAGAAACTGATAAGATTATTGCGGATTTATCTCATGCTGGAGATGAGGTTACTGCTGCAAAAGCTGGAAAAGGTGGAAAGGGAAATGCAAAATTCTGTACACCTACAAGACAGGCACCAAATTTTGCAGAACCTGGCATGCCGGGGGAGGAACGATGGATAAGTTTGGAACTTAAATTGTTGGCGGATGTGGGACTTATAGGTTTTCCAAATGTAGGTAAATCTACCCTGCTTTCCATGGTGTCTAAAGCAAAGCCTAAGATTGCAAACTATCATTTTACAACCATAAAACCTAATCTTGGAGTAGTTAGTATTCCTGGAATTCAAGGTTTTGTTATGGCAGATATTCCTGGTATTATTGAAGGTGCAGCAGAGGGTGTAGGTCTTGGTTTACAGTTTTTAAGACATATTGAAAGAACAAGGCTTCTTATTCATGTAGTTGATATCTCTGGCAGTGAAGGAAGAGATCCTGTAGAGGACTTTATTAAAATCAATGAAGAATTAAAGAAATATAGTGTTAAACTTTGGGATAGACCGCAGATAATAGCCGCAAATAAAAGTGATATTTCTTATGATGATACTAATTTCAACAATTTTAAAGAGAAGTTGCAGAAAATGGGATATAAGCATATCTTTAAGATTTCAGCAGCTACAAGGTTTGGAGTAGATGATTTATTGAAGGAAGCTGCAAAACAACTTTCAGAGATACCTGTTACAGATCTGGAAATAAGTGAAGAGGAAAGATTTGTACCAGAGGATAAGAAATTTACTTATGAAATTCGTAAAGAAGATAATGTCTATATAGTTGAAGGCTCCTTTGTTGATAGATTGCTAGATAGTGTAAATATTAATGATCCTCAATCATTGATGTATTTCCATAAGGTACTTAGAAATAAGGGGATTATTGATGAGTTGGTTAGTATGGGAATAGAAGACGGAGAATTAGTAAGATTAAATGATTTTGAATTCGAGTTTTTATTATAG